The proteins below come from a single Tissierella sp. MB52-C2 genomic window:
- a CDS encoding cupin domain-containing protein → MPPNCWEKCIDLSDHGPNPYVVNIEEATEQNYNYRAALWTGNYLQLTVMSINPRDDIGLELHIGHDQFIRIEEGQGLVLMGDSRDNLYFQEKVYDGYVIFVPAGKWHNLINIGCVPLKLYSIYAPPQHPHGTIQKTKEDAMESNIY, encoded by the coding sequence ATGCCTCCCAACTGTTGGGAGAAATGTATTGATTTAAGTGACCACGGTCCAAACCCCTATGTAGTTAATATTGAAGAAGCTACAGAACAAAACTATAATTATCGAGCTGCTTTATGGACAGGAAATTATTTACAACTTACTGTAATGAGTATTAATCCTAGGGATGATATAGGTCTAGAACTCCATATTGGCCATGATCAATTTATAAGAATTGAGGAAGGCCAAGGTCTTGTTTTAATGGGAGATAGTAGAGATAATTTGTATTTTCAAGAAAAAGTCTATGATGGTTATGTAATATTTGTGCCTGCTGGTAAATGGCATAATTTAATTAATATAGGTTGCGTTCCTCTTAAACTATATTCTATTTATGCACCTCCTCAACATCCTCATGGTACTATTCAGAAGACTAAAGAAGATGCCATGGAATCTAATATATACTAG
- a CDS encoding LysR family transcriptional regulator, whose product MDFNQLRYIVEIVETGSISKAASNLFISQPNLSNQITSLENEIGKNIFYRNNRGVTLTSYGVEVYHHAKSLVKQFEIIEGKLLTKSNGNKIKIASFGSEVINFQFYEVCRRYNNENYEFELYESGVEESIEKVITRDCDIGIIIYSEFQRKKLLQYLVAEGLELQDLFVGQMKIHMSKKYEKSKMESLSRDDLQGLFHVKKTYLFEGMFSLNYELEYLGIPETNKTILANGNKTYNDALHNLPSFAMEIDWKCKKKIHSDLARISYEKKHLDITCAMVKRKNEILKEELLFFVDKLIESYN is encoded by the coding sequence ATGGATTTTAATCAATTAAGATATATAGTAGAGATTGTTGAAACAGGGAGCATATCAAAGGCAGCCAGTAATCTGTTTATATCTCAGCCTAATTTAAGTAATCAAATTACAAGTTTAGAAAACGAAATAGGTAAAAACATTTTCTATAGAAATAATAGGGGAGTAACTTTAACTTCCTATGGCGTTGAAGTATATCATCATGCCAAATCACTAGTAAAACAGTTTGAAATTATTGAAGGCAAACTTTTAACAAAATCCAATGGAAATAAGATAAAGATTGCTTCCTTTGGTTCTGAGGTAATCAATTTTCAATTTTATGAAGTTTGTAGAAGATATAATAATGAAAACTATGAATTTGAGCTTTATGAATCGGGTGTAGAAGAATCTATAGAAAAGGTAATAACGAGAGATTGTGATATAGGGATTATAATTTACAGTGAATTTCAAAGAAAAAAGCTATTACAATATTTAGTAGCAGAGGGATTAGAGTTACAGGATTTATTTGTGGGACAAATGAAGATTCATATGAGCAAGAAATATGAAAAGAGTAAAATGGAAAGTTTAAGTAGAGATGATTTGCAGGGGCTTTTCCATGTGAAAAAAACTTATTTATTTGAAGGAATGTTTAGCTTGAATTATGAGTTGGAGTATTTAGGTATTCCTGAAACTAATAAAACAATTTTAGCCAACGGAAACAAGACGTATAATGATGCTTTGCATAATCTACCATCCTTTGCAATGGAAATAGACTGGAAATGTAAGAAAAAGATTCACAGCGATTTGGCGAGGATTTCTTATGAAAAGAAACATCTAGATATAACTTGTGCAATGGTTAAGAGAAAAAATGAAATATTAAAAGAAGAACTACTTTTTTTCGTTGATAAACTAATAGAGTCATATAATTAG
- a CDS encoding NAD(P)H-dependent oxidoreductase, which yields MKKRILAITMILSLVMTMAGCAKNENNVVNENDVQDVSTEESIDVGTSATVDGATSATIVPDELIQEYKPKGFTDEAGKKALFVVGDPRKYSLNYDLINTAMKHFEEKGVEVELRDLYDMGFNPVLTAENFYYAKDGFGEPTPEIKKEQEFVAKADYIIFCYPNWHDTPTAIVKGYMETVFAKQFAYQDTDKGLEGMLKDKSIYTIMNAGFLGGGRGYIGDGVGIDDEAWDEYMEAFRVLDEDTAGFWGVENKGRFVNDRSPKNSSETYEEELTKLREELIEKLNKDFFN from the coding sequence ATGAAGAAAAGAATTTTAGCAATAACTATGATTTTATCTTTAGTTATGACTATGGCAGGATGCGCAAAAAATGAAAATAATGTGGTAAATGAAAATGATGTACAAGATGTGTCAACAGAGGAAAGTATTGATGTAGGAACATCTGCAACTGTTGATGGAGCAACATCAGCAACAATAGTACCAGATGAATTAATTCAAGAGTATAAGCCAAAAGGCTTCACAGATGAAGCTGGAAAGAAGGCTCTATTTGTAGTAGGGGATCCAAGAAAATATAGTTTGAACTATGATTTGATTAATACAGCTATGAAGCATTTTGAAGAAAAAGGTGTAGAGGTTGAATTAAGGGATTTATATGATATGGGCTTTAATCCTGTACTTACAGCAGAGAACTTCTATTATGCTAAGGATGGATTTGGAGAGCCAACTCCAGAAATAAAAAAAGAGCAAGAATTTGTAGCAAAGGCTGATTATATTATATTCTGCTATCCGAACTGGCATGATACTCCAACGGCAATAGTTAAAGGATATATGGAAACTGTATTTGCTAAACAGTTTGCATATCAAGATACAGACAAAGGACTAGAGGGAATGCTAAAAGATAAAAGTATATATACCATAATGAACGCAGGATTCTTAGGTGGCGGTAGAGGTTATATAGGTGATGGAGTAGGTATTGATGATGAAGCTTGGGATGAATATATGGAAGCTTTTAGAGTATTAGATGAGGATACAGCTGGTTTCTGGGGAGTTGAAAATAAAGGTAGATTTGTAAACGATAGATCACCAAAAAACAGTTCTGAAACTTATGAAGAGGAATTAACAAAATTAAGAGAAGAATTGATTGAAAAACTAAATAAAGATTTTTTTAATTAG
- a CDS encoding alkaline phosphatase, which produces MSKRFFSSLLLLILMVSFVTGCSLVSKASLTPQLAKANEAKMAAAKETAKSPKYIFMFIGDGMSAVQVNSAQIYGGKNQHNNLKLNVLNFQNFEAIGYQTTHDATSFAPDSASTATSLSSGFKTWSGTIGLRPIGNISGNKAENVDSNNVPKTIAERLKKEKGMKIGIVSTVTLNHATPAAYYAHVASRNDYYDIAMQMSESGFDYFGGGTLSKAKGNNDNQKDAYEVMKEKGYKIVNTKEEILSLNNQSGKVYAITPKVQDGGAMAYAIDSKDGDITLADFVKKGIDVLDNEKGFFIMAESGKIDWAGHANDAKSNIGDVLAFEDSIQVAIDFAKKHPEETLIIVTGDHETGGMTIGQATTGYDVALEILKNQKMSYVAFDALLDKMIEENPKLTFKDIMPVISENFGLKNEYKDGEGDDPYMALELSNSEVERLEKSFNETMAEEPSKDEESYRLYGGYNPLSVTLTHILNNKAGIGWTSYSHTGVPVPVYATGAQAELFNGAYDNTEVYHKLVTATGLK; this is translated from the coding sequence ATGTCTAAAAGGTTTTTTTCGTCTTTATTACTATTAATATTGATGGTTTCGTTTGTGACTGGATGCTCTTTAGTTTCTAAAGCTAGTCTGACACCTCAATTAGCTAAAGCAAACGAGGCAAAAATGGCAGCAGCAAAAGAAACAGCAAAATCTCCAAAATACATATTCATGTTTATTGGAGATGGGATGTCAGCAGTTCAAGTAAATTCAGCTCAGATCTATGGTGGAAAAAACCAACATAACAACTTAAAATTGAATGTACTTAATTTTCAGAATTTCGAAGCGATAGGATATCAAACTACACATGATGCTACTTCATTTGCACCAGATTCAGCTTCTACAGCTACATCATTATCATCAGGATTTAAAACATGGAGTGGTACTATAGGATTGAGACCAATAGGTAATATTTCAGGTAATAAGGCTGAAAACGTAGATTCTAATAATGTGCCTAAAACTATTGCAGAAAGGCTGAAAAAAGAAAAAGGGATGAAGATAGGCATAGTTTCAACAGTTACTCTAAACCATGCAACACCAGCAGCCTATTATGCACATGTAGCATCAAGAAATGACTATTATGATATAGCGATGCAAATGTCAGAATCAGGATTTGATTATTTTGGTGGTGGAACATTAAGTAAAGCAAAAGGTAATAACGATAATCAAAAAGATGCATATGAAGTTATGAAGGAAAAAGGATATAAAATAGTAAATACAAAAGAAGAGATTTTATCTCTAAACAATCAATCGGGTAAAGTATATGCAATTACCCCTAAAGTTCAAGATGGTGGTGCTATGGCATATGCAATAGATAGTAAAGATGGAGATATTACTCTTGCTGATTTCGTTAAAAAAGGCATAGATGTTCTTGATAATGAGAAAGGATTCTTTATAATGGCTGAATCAGGGAAGATTGACTGGGCAGGCCATGCTAATGATGCAAAATCAAATATTGGTGATGTTTTAGCTTTTGAAGATTCTATTCAAGTAGCTATTGATTTTGCTAAGAAACATCCAGAAGAAACACTAATTATCGTAACAGGTGACCACGAAACAGGTGGAATGACTATAGGTCAAGCTACAACAGGATATGATGTAGCACTAGAAATTTTAAAAAATCAAAAGATGTCATATGTAGCATTTGATGCATTACTTGATAAAATGATAGAAGAAAATCCTAAGCTAACTTTTAAAGATATAATGCCGGTTATTAGTGAAAACTTTGGTCTTAAAAATGAGTATAAAGACGGCGAAGGTGATGATCCATATATGGCTCTAGAACTTTCAAACAGCGAAGTAGAAAGACTAGAGAAATCATTTAATGAGACTATGGCAGAAGAACCATCAAAGGATGAGGAATCATATAGATTATATGGTGGCTACAATCCCTTATCAGTTACATTGACTCATATCCTAAACAATAAAGCTGGTATAGGTTGGACTTCCTATTCTCATACAGGAGTACCAGTTCCAGTATATGCTACAGGTGCACAAGCTGAATTATTTAACGGTGCATACGATAATACTGAAGTTTATCATAAGTTAGTTACTGCAACAGGATTAAAATAA
- a CDS encoding YibE/F family protein gives MKDILSNVNRKEVGFIFSLLILLIILVLLPTGFDKQLYTHTEGARAKVLSVDNSNVLNTGLFKQGDQRTIIKIETGSYKGQIVDANNMLTGSLAEDKLFVEGDKAWVLIGFDENGNINFANMVDHYRLNKEAVLIWCFALVIVIFLGFTGVRTLLSFAFALLSIWKILIPAMLKGFNPILIALIVGNTLTIITSLLVAGFTKKSYAAIISTISCSFATCILAIIFGNYFNIHGAVMTWSESLLYAGFLKLDLTAIFQAGIYLASSGAILDLAVDISSALEEIVNNNPSVTKKDLILSGFNIGKSVVGTQTTTLLFAYMGSYLSVMMVYMAQETPMLNILNSKTIAAEILHTFVGCIGLVLVSPLTSVICGFLFEKGKGNGKLDESF, from the coding sequence TTGAAAGACATTTTAAGTAACGTTAATAGAAAGGAAGTAGGATTTATTTTTTCCCTTCTAATTCTATTAATAATACTTGTATTATTACCAACAGGATTTGACAAACAATTATATACACACACAGAGGGAGCAAGGGCAAAAGTATTATCTGTTGATAACTCAAATGTACTTAATACAGGATTATTTAAGCAAGGTGATCAACGTACTATAATCAAAATAGAGACAGGCTCATATAAGGGACAGATAGTAGATGCAAATAATATGTTGACAGGTAGTCTTGCAGAAGACAAGCTCTTTGTAGAAGGTGATAAGGCATGGGTACTTATTGGTTTTGATGAGAATGGAAATATCAACTTCGCTAATATGGTGGATCATTATAGATTAAACAAGGAAGCAGTGCTTATATGGTGCTTCGCTCTAGTTATTGTAATTTTTTTAGGATTTACAGGCGTTAGAACATTATTATCCTTTGCTTTTGCATTACTTAGTATATGGAAAATATTGATTCCAGCGATGTTAAAGGGATTCAATCCTATTTTAATAGCTTTAATAGTTGGAAATACCTTAACAATCATAACTAGCTTATTAGTTGCTGGTTTTACAAAAAAATCATATGCAGCTATTATAAGTACAATTTCTTGTTCCTTTGCGACTTGTATTTTAGCAATCATATTCGGCAACTATTTCAATATTCATGGTGCAGTTATGACTTGGTCAGAATCACTACTTTATGCAGGTTTTTTGAAGCTTGATTTAACAGCTATTTTCCAAGCAGGAATATATCTTGCAAGTTCTGGAGCAATATTAGATCTAGCTGTAGATATTTCATCGGCACTAGAAGAAATTGTAAATAACAATCCCAGTGTGACTAAAAAAGATCTAATATTATCTGGATTCAATATTGGAAAATCTGTAGTTGGAACCCAGACGACCACCCTTTTATTTGCATATATGGGAAGTTATTTATCAGTCATGATGGTTTATATGGCTCAAGAAACACCAATGCTAAACATACTTAATTCAAAGACAATAGCTGCAGAGATACTTCATACCTTTGTGGGATGTATAGGGCTTGTACTGGTTTCTCCTTTGACATCAGTAATTTGTGGATTTTTATTTGAAAAAGGAAAAGGTAATGGAAAGTTAGATGAGAGTTTTTGA
- a CDS encoding glucose 1-dehydrogenase, which yields MKLKDKVAIVTGASAGMGKDIAYYFAKEGAIVYAVARRVERLEELANSSKDLEGKIIPIAADLMCKEATENMVEKAYKESGRLDILVNNAGIMDDFSPVGEVKDEMIEKVFNLNVYSPFYSMRKAVEIFLANGGGNIINVASIGGLFGSRAGAAYTASKHALIGLTKNTAFMYSKKNIRCNAICPGGIETEIGAGEFMKNINMEGMNMATSGAAGNPRTGKGSEIATVAVFLASDDASYVNGQCIAVDGGWTAY from the coding sequence ATGAAATTAAAAGATAAAGTAGCTATTGTAACGGGTGCTAGTGCGGGAATGGGTAAGGATATAGCTTATTATTTTGCTAAAGAAGGTGCTATTGTATATGCTGTAGCTAGAAGAGTAGAAAGACTTGAAGAATTAGCAAATAGCTCCAAGGATTTAGAAGGCAAAATAATACCTATTGCAGCCGATTTAATGTGTAAAGAAGCCACAGAAAACATGGTTGAAAAAGCTTATAAAGAATCTGGAAGACTAGATATTTTAGTAAATAATGCAGGAATAATGGACGATTTCAGTCCTGTTGGCGAAGTAAAAGATGAAATGATTGAAAAAGTTTTCAACTTAAATGTATATTCACCTTTCTACTCCATGAGAAAAGCTGTAGAAATTTTCTTAGCTAATGGAGGTGGAAATATTATAAATGTTGCTTCCATAGGTGGTTTATTTGGTTCTAGAGCTGGAGCAGCATATACTGCATCAAAACATGCTTTAATAGGTCTAACAAAAAATACTGCTTTTATGTATTCTAAGAAAAATATTAGATGTAACGCTATATGTCCTGGTGGAATTGAAACGGAAATAGGCGCAGGAGAATTTATGAAAAACATAAATATGGAAGGAATGAATATGGCGACATCAGGTGCAGCTGGCAATCCAAGAACTGGAAAAGGCAGTGAAATCGCAACGGTTGCAGTATTCTTAGCGAGTGACGACGCAAGCTATGTAAACGGACAATGTATAGCAGTTGATGGAGGATGGACTGCATATTAA
- a CDS encoding AraC family transcriptional regulator: protein MYNEKIEFKKDIPFSLKVQSISRYSIHWHENVIEIILPIRGSVEITSSFEHNIIQEGDFWFINNKYIHSISSSNNAIIAIFHINLDYFENQFEYIKYMTFRSNVYSENQREKSGYNLDCDIRIEYKKRFRNLLISILSDAIDENMLSKKLTEKYEHQLIYSMVYEFNWLQFQRKSNKFISQIQLDRYHRIIKFIDEHYGEKITLDDIVAKEFITKNYFSHFWKNLSSYSFQECISCQRVLKSEYLLLNNINITSISEQCGFSDVKYYYRHFKKWFGCMPIEYRNKSFSYMQRGFHYENLEFNNLGKILKDYINNYFIALYDHNLNSDISFFVENYMKIKYLCTKDKNLAPSSSNHILINLFDYCNFHLEETNFIFNWNSIDLLVNLSLDFGVSLYFRLNCDSIKETLLYNVVNKFIDNCIFRYSIKTVNKWYFFINFRDMSLYKEAHDIKKMLDKKIKNAKVSYSFEF, encoded by the coding sequence ATGTACAACGAAAAAATCGAGTTCAAAAAAGATATTCCTTTTAGCCTTAAAGTCCAATCAATTAGTAGATATTCTATTCACTGGCATGAAAATGTTATAGAAATAATCCTTCCTATTAGAGGTTCTGTTGAGATTACCTCCAGCTTTGAACATAATATTATTCAAGAAGGTGATTTTTGGTTTATAAATAATAAATATATTCATTCTATTAGTAGCTCCAATAATGCAATAATTGCTATTTTCCATATTAATTTAGATTATTTTGAAAACCAATTTGAGTATATAAAATATATGACTTTTAGGAGCAATGTATATTCTGAAAATCAAAGAGAAAAAAGCGGCTATAATTTAGATTGTGATATAAGAATAGAGTACAAAAAAAGATTTAGAAACCTGCTAATTAGTATATTATCTGATGCTATAGATGAAAATATGTTATCAAAAAAACTAACAGAAAAATATGAGCATCAATTGATATATTCAATGGTATATGAATTTAATTGGCTCCAATTCCAAAGGAAATCTAATAAATTTATTAGTCAGATACAGTTAGATAGATATCACAGAATCATCAAGTTTATTGATGAACATTATGGAGAAAAAATTACTTTAGATGATATAGTAGCTAAGGAGTTCATTACAAAAAACTACTTCTCACATTTTTGGAAAAATCTCAGTTCTTATAGTTTTCAAGAATGTATTAGTTGTCAAAGAGTATTAAAATCAGAATATCTACTACTTAACAATATAAATATCACTAGTATATCAGAACAATGTGGATTTTCAGATGTAAAATATTATTACAGGCATTTTAAAAAATGGTTTGGGTGTATGCCTATAGAATATAGAAATAAATCCTTTTCATACATGCAAAGGGGCTTCCACTATGAAAACTTAGAATTTAATAATTTAGGAAAAATTCTCAAGGATTATATAAATAATTACTTTATAGCCCTATATGACCATAATTTGAACTCAGATATTTCATTTTTTGTTGAAAATTATATGAAGATTAAATATCTATGTACAAAAGATAAAAATCTTGCCCCTAGTTCTTCTAATCATATCCTAATCAATCTTTTTGATTATTGTAACTTTCACTTAGAAGAAACTAATTTTATATTCAATTGGAATAGTATTGACCTCTTAGTAAACTTATCATTAGACTTTGGTGTTTCTCTTTATTTTAGATTAAACTGTGATAGTATAAAAGAAACATTGCTATATAATGTAGTTAATAAGTTTATAGATAATTGTATTTTCCGCTATAGCATAAAAACCGTTAATAAGTGGTACTTTTTTATCAATTTCAGGGATATGTCCTTATATAAAGAAGCCCATGATATAAAGAAAATGCTTGATAAAAAGATTAAAAATGCTAAAGTTAGTTATTCTTTTGAGTTTTAG